One genomic region from Candidatus Poribacteria bacterium encodes:
- a CDS encoding mandelate racemase/muconate lactonizing enzyme family protein — translation MKITDIKPFPVWVGHRNQHIVKVETDEGIYGWGESGLSSRELAVAGAVKHYREFLIGRDPMRIGGLWQEMYRSQYFEGGRALTGAISAIDIALHDIVGKALNVPVYQLLGGKQRDRVPCFATTGAASVEQLIENAQLLLDNGWNVIRTNVLHRAKLGEENIFEPRESISLAAEWLTALREAIGSEPVLGIDYHHRLSVAEAASFCQRMPSGTLDFLEEPIRDETPEAYESLRTMTDVPFAIGEEFSSKWQFLPYLERGITNFARLDVCNVGGLTESMKVASLAEAHYIDLMPHNPLGPICTAATVHLAAAVPNFAWLEIRVSPTEASGHYDEDLFPVQHKLEGAAIPVPDGPGLGVEVNEELVMAQTFKFSEPPHLRRRDGSHTNW, via the coding sequence ATGAAAATTACCGACATCAAACCGTTTCCTGTTTGGGTAGGACACAGGAATCAACACATCGTTAAAGTAGAGACCGACGAAGGCATTTACGGGTGGGGTGAATCTGGACTTTCAAGCCGAGAATTGGCTGTTGCGGGTGCGGTGAAACACTATCGCGAATTCCTCATTGGGCGCGATCCGATGCGGATTGGTGGCTTGTGGCAGGAGATGTACCGAAGCCAGTATTTTGAGGGAGGCCGTGCCTTGACAGGAGCAATCTCAGCGATCGATATCGCACTCCACGATATTGTAGGAAAAGCACTGAACGTGCCGGTCTACCAACTCCTCGGTGGGAAACAGCGAGACCGTGTGCCGTGCTTTGCTACGACAGGTGCAGCATCGGTTGAGCAGTTGATCGAAAACGCCCAATTATTACTTGACAACGGTTGGAACGTCATCCGCACAAACGTACTGCATCGTGCGAAACTGGGTGAGGAAAACATCTTTGAACCGCGTGAGTCGATCAGCCTCGCAGCGGAGTGGTTGACAGCACTGCGAGAAGCCATTGGATCGGAACCTGTTCTCGGTATTGACTATCACCACCGACTCAGTGTTGCGGAAGCAGCGTCCTTTTGTCAGCGTATGCCGTCTGGCACACTTGATTTTTTGGAAGAGCCAATTCGAGACGAGACCCCAGAGGCTTATGAATCCCTCCGGACGATGACCGATGTCCCATTCGCTATCGGAGAAGAATTCTCCAGTAAGTGGCAGTTTCTCCCGTATCTGGAACGCGGTATCACCAACTTTGCCCGCCTTGATGTCTGTAATGTTGGTGGACTGACGGAATCGATGAAAGTCGCGAGCTTGGCAGAGGCACACTATATCGATTTAATGCCCCATAACCCGTTAGGTCCTATATGCACGGCTGCGACGGTTCATCTCGCAGCAGCGGTTCCAAACTTTGCATGGTTGGAAATCCGGGTCTCTCCAACAGAAGCCTCTGGACACTATGATGAAGATCTGTTTCCTGTGCAGCACAAACTTGAAGGGGCAGCGATACCCGTACCGGATGGTCCCGGTTTGGGTGTTGAGGTTAATGAAGAACTCGTAATGGCGCAGACGTTCAAATTCTCGGAACCGCCACACCTCCGCCGACGGGACGGATCCCATACGAATTGGTAG
- a CDS encoding BrnT family toxin, with protein sequence MEFEWDEQKNQECIQKRGISFKRASLVFDDPDRIERVDARYDYDEKRIVVLGRSASSLLYVVYTWRGSRRRIISARKATKNERQIYFSQIYA encoded by the coding sequence ATGGAATTCGAATGGGACGAGCAGAAGAATCAAGAATGTATCCAAAAACGTGGAATTAGTTTCAAACGCGCTTCCCTCGTCTTTGATGATCCGGATCGGATAGAGCGCGTAGATGCTCGATACGACTACGATGAAAAAAGAATCGTTGTCCTTGGTCGAAGCGCAAGTAGTCTCTTGTATGTGGTTTATACGTGGCGCGGCAGCAGGCGTCGCATTATTTCAGCAAGGAAGGCAACGAAAAATGAAAGACAAATCTACTTTAGTCAAATATACGCGTGA
- a CDS encoding zinc-binding dehydrogenase, whose amino-acid sequence MKTQTIRYGENGGVEIIDIDVRDPQVGEVQVQRAACGVCAWDLATFRDGGYAPPGHEGVGYVTKVGSGVQGIEEGMRVTGSVLGFDGLKNCPADQIYIVPESDIPDEYWLVEPVSCVVTGLDTAPLLPADNVAVIGCGFMGMMFVQALSRFYTSNLIAIDIVEKRLQLAKSLGADLTYNPKEISASELISELKAFPIDVVFDCSGKPDGLNLATKIVRRGGHINLFGCIREEVTINGSEWHGGAFNLVSSSPGAKIRDTFPPAIRMLERGHIDLRPLVTHIVPLEDYPALLKDATNGDGSYIKGVVAGT is encoded by the coding sequence ATGAAGACACAAACGATTAGGTATGGAGAAAACGGCGGAGTTGAGATCATTGATATTGATGTCCGCGACCCGCAAGTGGGAGAAGTGCAAGTCCAGCGCGCTGCATGTGGGGTCTGCGCATGGGACTTAGCGACCTTTCGGGACGGCGGGTACGCGCCGCCGGGTCATGAAGGTGTCGGCTATGTTACTAAAGTTGGGAGCGGTGTTCAAGGTATTGAGGAAGGGATGCGTGTTACGGGCAGCGTGTTAGGGTTTGATGGTCTCAAAAACTGCCCAGCGGATCAGATATACATCGTTCCAGAATCGGACATTCCAGACGAATACTGGTTAGTTGAACCCGTCTCATGTGTTGTAACAGGACTCGACACGGCACCGCTGCTACCGGCTGATAACGTCGCAGTCATCGGATGTGGTTTTATGGGGATGATGTTCGTCCAAGCACTCAGCCGCTTTTATACATCTAACCTTATCGCTATTGATATTGTTGAGAAACGGCTGCAACTGGCGAAGTCGTTAGGGGCTGACCTCACGTACAACCCTAAGGAAATTTCCGCCTCTGAACTCATATCGGAGCTGAAAGCATTTCCAATTGATGTGGTATTTGACTGTTCGGGGAAGCCTGATGGGTTAAACCTCGCGACGAAAATCGTTCGTAGAGGCGGACACATCAACCTCTTCGGTTGCATCCGAGAAGAGGTGACCATCAACGGTTCCGAGTGGCACGGCGGTGCGTTTAACTTGGTGAGCTCATCGCCGGGCGCAAAGATTAGGGATACATTTCCACCCGCAATTCGGATGCTTGAGCGTGGCCACATCGACCTAAGACCGCTTGTAACGCATATCGTACCGCTTGAAGATTATCCTGCACTTCTCAAGGACGCAACAAATGGAGACGGCAGTTATATCAAGGGGGTCGTAGCAGGGACGTAA
- a CDS encoding mandelate racemase/muconate lactonizing enzyme family protein, whose translation MRIQKIQAFPLAYPEPHYKGIERYITLARVESDDGLVGWGECISQFREATLATQIIIEQGFAPLIIGEDGLDVERHWRKMLDHIWWYGPEGIAAFAVSAVDMALWDLKGKALGLPVCQLLGGQLHDKIVAMASIIFDMEDLDWTLNEFQWMREENYRVVKGGWGMRPEAVFGLDRQRDLEMIRRVREVIGDELEFVIDTPGHRRIWDVPTAIQRFRDLEPYRLKWIEQPLPPENFEAYAQLRSAVMTPIGTGEDEWNVESYKRLIQSGGVDIVQIDPGRCHGLTGSRHVIKLVEAENLLFSAHSWSSALNTAASLHMLASSTHADCSDFKPHESPMQHELVSDPWGQEDGYVALRDVPGLGVTVREDVVQKYLFG comes from the coding sequence ATGAGGATTCAAAAAATTCAGGCGTTTCCGCTTGCGTATCCTGAGCCACACTACAAAGGTATCGAACGCTACATCACGCTCGCTCGCGTGGAGAGCGACGACGGTCTTGTGGGTTGGGGGGAGTGTATCTCACAATTTCGAGAAGCAACACTCGCGACACAGATAATCATTGAACAGGGATTCGCACCGTTAATTATTGGTGAAGACGGTTTAGATGTGGAACGGCACTGGCGTAAAATGCTTGATCACATCTGGTGGTATGGTCCCGAAGGCATTGCTGCTTTTGCTGTCAGTGCTGTAGATATGGCGTTATGGGACTTAAAGGGCAAAGCACTCGGTTTGCCGGTTTGTCAACTCCTTGGCGGTCAGCTCCACGACAAAATCGTTGCTATGGCATCAATCATTTTTGATATGGAAGATTTGGATTGGACGCTCAACGAATTTCAGTGGATGCGCGAGGAAAACTACCGCGTCGTTAAAGGGGGTTGGGGAATGCGACCAGAAGCGGTCTTCGGTCTCGACCGCCAGCGCGACCTTGAGATGATTCGGCGTGTGCGTGAAGTGATCGGAGACGAGCTTGAGTTTGTCATTGATACACCTGGCCACCGTCGTATATGGGATGTCCCGACCGCCATTCAACGTTTCCGAGACCTTGAGCCTTATCGACTCAAATGGATTGAGCAACCCCTGCCTCCTGAAAACTTTGAAGCATACGCTCAGCTGCGGTCAGCGGTTATGACCCCCATCGGGACCGGTGAAGATGAGTGGAATGTCGAAAGTTACAAACGACTCATCCAGTCCGGTGGTGTCGATATTGTCCAAATTGATCCGGGACGCTGCCACGGACTCACTGGCAGCCGACACGTCATCAAACTCGTTGAGGCTGAGAACCTTCTGTTCAGCGCGCATTCGTGGAGTAGTGCCTTAAACACCGCTGCGAGTCTGCACATGTTAGCGAGTTCGACACATGCCGATTGCTCGGATTTTAAGCCCCACGAATCCCCGATGCAGCATGAATTGGTCAGCGATCCGTGGGGGCAAGAGGATGGTTACGTCGCTCTTCGCGATGTTCCAGGATTGGGAGTCACCGTACGGGAAGATGTTGTGCAAAAATATCTGTTTGGATAG
- a CDS encoding type II CAAX endopeptidase family protein, whose translation MYINPFEKIRFRALVGYAILAFIATGFTVVILGAFLPAWFKGKSAPLRGSVILPLLYVFFCLFTFGMLGRAGLSYRQLCGEFPTWRRLGLYSLWAFPQVIFSLSTFFLLYFPIAFFMPEFFQERFIESDHSTISLSSDKHVLANLLVFLTAVFIAPMVEEFFFRGILLTRWAVKWGVLRSIFASSLVFAILHLDPIGAFCFGCVMAVFYIRTKSLFIPMVIHIANNSIPSIMEWFEILSDASPSETTLEEFQELWWIGLIGFTIITPFAIFFWKHYIRNTDWQVPYLTETAGCGSNANLSD comes from the coding sequence ATGTACATCAATCCTTTTGAAAAAATTCGGTTTAGGGCATTAGTTGGCTACGCCATTCTCGCCTTTATCGCGACTGGTTTTACCGTTGTTATCCTCGGAGCATTCTTACCTGCCTGGTTTAAAGGTAAGTCGGCACCACTTCGAGGATCCGTGATACTACCACTATTGTATGTTTTCTTCTGTCTGTTTACCTTCGGAATGTTAGGGCGTGCAGGTCTGTCTTACAGGCAACTGTGTGGAGAGTTCCCGACGTGGCGTAGACTTGGATTGTATAGTCTCTGGGCATTCCCCCAGGTCATTTTCTCCTTATCAACCTTCTTTCTCCTTTACTTTCCCATAGCCTTCTTCATGCCTGAATTCTTCCAAGAGCGATTTATTGAAAGTGACCACTCTACAATCTCGTTGAGTAGCGATAAACATGTGCTGGCGAATCTGTTGGTCTTTTTAACGGCTGTTTTTATCGCACCTATGGTTGAAGAATTTTTCTTTCGCGGTATCTTATTAACGCGATGGGCTGTCAAGTGGGGTGTGTTGCGAAGCATTTTTGCGTCATCATTGGTTTTCGCCATTTTGCATCTCGACCCTATTGGTGCATTTTGTTTCGGTTGTGTGATGGCTGTTTTTTATATCCGAACGAAGTCGCTTTTTATTCCAATGGTCATCCATATAGCAAATAACAGCATTCCATCAATTATGGAGTGGTTTGAGATACTGTCTGATGCCTCTCCTTCAGAAACGACGCTCGAAGAATTTCAAGAACTCTGGTGGATAGGACTCATAGGGTTCACAATCATTACACCGTTTGCTATCTTCTTCTGGAAACACTATATTCGGAACACTGACTGGCAAGTTCCCTACCTCACGGAGACTGCCGGTTGTGGAAGTAACGCGAATTTGTCCGATTAG